The nucleotide window AAAGAAATCTATTAAATTAGAAGAAAtgctttaaaattatagatcatctctctattatatatttcttctgaaatacttgatattatttttaggaacaaacaattattatttctaaaaactgattaattcacatttattaacaaaagatTAATGCTATTATGACATTTATACCTTTTGATATAACAAAGATATTTCCTCGTATGCTCAATTACAATAGTACCTTTTTCTCCATTAAATTCTTTTCACATCTGATTATAACATCCTCATTTCTTCCATTAAGCAACTCTTTGGCCCTTGTTAAGTCTTCCAGGAAGCAACGTCCTCTCTCTGTCCGCATTATCTGCTTCTTGGGTAGCAAATTCTTTGACAAGTATGCAATTAATTTTTGCCAGTCCTTGAGCAAAAAGAATGGTTTATCGTGTTTTGTTTCATTCGGTACTCTGCCATTCGAGTGTTCAAAGAAGACATTGATGACTTTTAAGCAGCTTGATACTCTGGCACCTTTTAAGTGATGTAGAAGAATGAGATCAACATCCTTGTGTGCTATTATGGGTTTGTCATAAATGTTGTTGTATAGATTTGTGTTTTCTGCTGGCCCTACTATGTATATTACATGAGTAGCTAGTTCAAGTGCTTCATCTGCCCATATAACTGGATCACTGTGAGATGTTTTGGAGATATCACCATCATACATCACATCGAAGCCATATTCCGACCGAAGGTAAGCAACAAATGAAGCTACACATTCAGCATGGAGACGGTTCGCTGGTGAATAGATTACCAGAACTTTTGGTGGAGGTGGAATTTCTGGAATGTGaccattgaattaaaattaataagtttagtATTAGTACATAAAATTCTCTTTCTATTAAATCCATAACTTGTTAAACactttactatattattatacacactttgctatatttttataaactttaatatattactttaactttAAGTACAGTCAGCACGAAAATGAAGAAAGTTATACCCTTTGTCATTGTTAGAATACAACCACACCCAATAtagtttcaaatttaaactACATTAAAATACTTCAGCAATTAAAAGGTAggttttatagatttaaaaacaattgaaactcACTCTCTCCATACTCCTTGCACCAATAGCGACGGATTACACGAAGAACAATATAGTAAGCAAACAGTGTTGCCACAACCAGAGCCGTGATGCTAGCAATACAGATGTTTAATTTCTGATGAACTTCACTAcctgaaaaatataaagaaattcaTTTCATcttaataaacaaatcaattcaTAGATTTCACttcaagattaaataaatattctaagatAGTTAAATAACTAAGTTATCTATAATTCAGATATACTGGGGCAGTCTATGTTGttgatgtattatatatgttatataatatcataatttaattccataaatataattaagtcatTTTACCCGTGGCAGAAACATAGTAAATTttcataagattattatttattccctTTTTTATGActtcctttttaatttaatatacatttattatggcTAGTGGTTTATGCAACTATAATATTAACCATAGGCATTTTGCAAATAAGTGTGTAATGCTGCAGCAGATTAAGATTGGCCAACTTTGGACCAAATAcccaaatataaatttcaaatattatgcaCACACTTCAGATACTTTAATTATGTACaagacatataatttttatgtgaaGGACCAGAAATAAAATGTGCAAATTGTTACTGTCCAACAACTGTGAACCAtgtctagttttaaataaaaaaaatatgataactcaCTAATAATTATCCTTGGACTCTCTACAGACTGACATTTAATTTGGCCtcttttacatttttcatgtATTGGTGTAACTACAAAGAAATATGTTCCGGCGcttattaataaactgtaaTCATATGTAACTTCTTGAGTATTGTTTCTTAACTTGATTGTTGTGCTTTTAACTGCTTCTTTGCACTTAGTTCCTTTATTACACTCTTTCATAACTTCAATTTGATATGCCGTTATCTTTAGCTGTGACGGAGGAGGCATTATATGTAACTTCATTGAGGTTGTTAGTATTTCTATGTAAACAAATGGCTTCCAATCTTTTTCACTAATGGTTGGACctataaaagaagaaaaatacatatttatcattattttttcatatattttattactgtattTCCAAGCAATTTTACAACTTTAATAGCAGTTTTTGAACTAGAGAAATAATATACTGATAAATCATGATTCATTTAAacactaatttttaatatatgaaaaaaacaaacatctagaacaaatatatgtattaaataaaaagttttatgatTTATCCAGAGTAGGTAGTTTCCTGTTTTTGTTGTTTCTGTCTTGTtacatattaaagtatttatagactatccaattaaaatattaaggatAAATACTTCTAAACTATAAATGCAACATAGAAGTACTTTGTTTCTTTTATGTCTAGCtactttaatcattttatatacatattgtaacTATTTAGTTTGAATTATATACTCACTTAACATTTCCGCAGATGGTATGTTGAAATTGTACCGCCCTCTGTTTACTACTACATCATCAGTTGCCTCAAAATCGAGTATGTGACTTTGACCATTATAATCACCATCGGTAAGAGACCAGTAGCAGTCATAGTAGAGCATTGATTGTTCATTTATGGTGACATCATTTGAAATGACAATATTCCTGCAGTGACTTTCTACATTCATGAATTTTTGAAAACGGAATTTCATAGCtggaattacaaaaaaaaatatctatgtaacATTCTAATAtaacttatcttattttaataaatataaataatcaaaatgttatgcatctgataaaaacataaaataaatagtttacgtAAGTAATTAGAAAAACTCTTActtttccattttatattactaaatgttatattaaggaCAGTATAATTGACAGAATAGTAAGTCCTGTTGTCTCGGTGAACCACGGGAAGAATGTAGGGCTTGAGGCTGACTCCACCAATATGGGAGTTGGAAGAAATGGGTCCAAAATTGTCGGTACAGTCTGAACTATTTGGTGGTATATATTCTACTTTACAAGTATTATCATCTGAATAATCTTCACCCAATATCTAaaacagattatatttaaatagatttaataaaattattacattttaactttaaaccatatttacttaaaatgaataataataaatcatttattgataCAGTAAAAGGTTTTACAAAACTGATATTGGCATGTCCTACAGTAGaatacagtacagtacagtacaggtTGTCAGGTTGGTCTACTGTTACTGCATTAGGTCACAATACCTTCCCttggagtaattttttttttaaatttaaacttaatatgaGAAATTGTACACAACAAAActtcatataaaaaacattaattattacttgCATCTACTAATTCAGAAAACATTTCCATCATTATTTCCAacaatttcattattcatttattaatatgtaaaactaaTCCTGATGCTAGAAATTACTTAGTTTCTTTTTCTCATCAAACAAATTTCTTATGTGCATCATTTATAATGATgctcaattaaatataacaataactaataaatttacaatatgtaaaaatataacaatgtattgtaatgataaaaatcataatgtgtttttttctcTCGGGTaagtaatatatcataaatttcagtagattatgttaaataattttcattacagtataaatagaatttattaattttttctcgAAAGTCTTCTACGTATTACATTTgtacgtttttataataatgaataatggcGACATAGATGATTGTTTTTAATCTACATTTCATGTCTTCATTGAAATCTAAAAGTAACATTAACAATATCAATAACATATACCTGCGTATTATATCATGCTTACAACTATTTCAAGGTTACAACGTTCGATAAATCAATActgtatatcaaaatattcttttgaattCTCtacaatttacttaattatataatcacgTACCTGTGTTGTACAACTACGGGTTATCTTCGTATTATTCTCGCAAAGCTGATAATGCTGGCCAGAAACATATTGAaacagaaacaataaaataaatgaaatcactTGTCCCCCCATATTGAACCCGCAAATAATTTAGggacgaaatttataaaaataaaacacatccATAGTAATGAGGATTAacgcataataatattaaatagagtaATGTTGGCTTCGAGGCAAATAATAAAGTACaacgtaataaaattgtttaataaacgaCGACCATTCCACTACAAAAACAATATGGCAGGATAAACgcacagataaataattgaa belongs to Vanessa tameamea isolate UH-Manoa-2023 chromosome 13, ilVanTame1 primary haplotype, whole genome shotgun sequence and includes:
- the LOC113398020 gene encoding uncharacterized protein LOC113398020; the encoded protein is MGGQVISFILLFLFQYVSGQHYQLCENNTKITRSCTTQILGEDYSDDNTCKVEYIPPNSSDCTDNFGPISSNSHIGGVSLKPYILPVVHRDNRTYYSVNYTVLNITFSNIKWKTMKFRFQKFMNVESHCRNIVISNDVTINEQSMLYYDCYWSLTDGDYNGQSHILDFEATDDVVVNRGRYNFNIPSAEMLSPTISEKDWKPFVYIEILTTSMKLHIMPPPSQLKITAYQIEVMKECNKGTKCKEAVKSTTIKLRNNTQEVTYDYSLLISAGTYFFVVTPIHEKCKRGQIKCQSVESPRIIISSEVHQKLNICIASITALVVATLFAYYIVLRVIRRYWCKEYGEKIPPPPKVLVIYSPANRLHAECVASFVAYLRSEYGFDVMYDGDISKTSHSDPVIWADEALELATHVIYIVGPAENTNLYNNIYDKPIIAHKDVDLILLHHLKGARVSSCLKVINVFFEHSNGRVPNETKHDKPFFLLKDWQKLIAYLSKNLLPKKQIMRTERGRCFLEDLTRAKELLNGRNEDVIIRCEKNLMEKKVLL